Proteins from one Armatimonadota bacterium genomic window:
- the sixA gene encoding phosphohistidine phosphatase SixA has product MQLYFLRHAEALPDGERPLTEDGVKQSKRVGKALRKLGVTVCAIYTSPLVRASQTADHVGSALGIRPQVTDLLASGADLADLRELLDRHGPEDVVMLVGHEPDFSTMIGQLMGAGNVDMKKAGIALVDCAEIAAGRGLLKWLSPPKFIRG; this is encoded by the coding sequence ATGCAACTGTACTTCCTGCGTCATGCTGAAGCCCTCCCGGACGGAGAACGCCCATTGACGGAGGATGGGGTGAAGCAGTCCAAGCGTGTCGGTAAAGCCCTGCGAAAGCTGGGTGTCACTGTCTGTGCAATCTACACCAGCCCGCTGGTACGCGCGTCTCAGACAGCCGATCACGTCGGCAGCGCGCTGGGCATCCGCCCGCAGGTCACGGACCTCCTCGCGAGCGGAGCGGACCTGGCGGACCTGCGCGAACTCCTGGACCGCCACGGTCCCGAGGACGTGGTCATGCTGGTCGGGCATGAGCCAGACTTCAGCACCATGATAGGGCAGCTCATGGGCGCGGGAAACGTTGACATGAAGAAGGCCGGAATCGCGCTGGTTGACTGCGCGGAGATCGCCGCCGGCCGGGGGTTGCTGAAGTGGTTGTCACCCCCGAAGTTCATCCGGGGGTGA
- a CDS encoding DUF1559 domain-containing protein, which produces MPKRRGFTLIELLVVIAIIAILAAILFPVFARAREKARQSSCMSNAKQLALGFLMYAQDYDEEFPRQYIVVNGVAVRWPAYIMPYIKNYQIFTCPSDKSYSLDTANPGGDETIGYGYSVYFEGGRSMSWIRKPAETVLLGDGYTFRIKPAGHSYENYAASRYVMYRHNDMANIGFCDGHVKSMTKDALDITATSEDGTALTGDNTFVLWNIY; this is translated from the coding sequence GTGCCGAAGAGACGTGGATTCACGCTCATCGAGTTGCTCGTAGTTATCGCGATCATTGCAATTCTGGCAGCCATCCTGTTCCCCGTGTTCGCGCGGGCGCGGGAGAAGGCCAGACAGTCGAGCTGCATGTCCAATGCAAAGCAGCTTGCTCTCGGTTTCCTCATGTATGCCCAGGACTATGACGAGGAGTTCCCGAGGCAGTACATCGTTGTCAACGGTGTGGCGGTTCGTTGGCCGGCCTACATTATGCCTTACATCAAGAACTACCAGATTTTCACCTGTCCGTCGGACAAGTCCTACTCCCTCGACACCGCGAACCCCGGCGGCGACGAGACCATCGGATACGGCTACAGCGTCTACTTTGAGGGCGGGCGGTCCATGAGCTGGATCCGAAAACCCGCCGAGACCGTGCTCCTTGGTGACGGATACACCTTCCGCATCAAGCCCGCCGGACATTCGTACGAAAACTATGCAGCGAGCCGCTACGTCATGTACAGGCACAATGACATGGCGAACATCGGCTTCTGCGACGGTCACGTGAAATCCATGACGAAGGATGCCCTGGACATAACCGCGACAAGCGAGGATGGCACCGCACTCACGGGTGATAATACCTTCGTCCTGTGGAACATCTACTGA
- a CDS encoding DUF4832 domain-containing protein translates to MNSLLMVTVSMALAAVAALAQPADDEGAAGMVESLPELSDEVLLNPGMGLYMQYPPLDVPDDHWLVKMSGIAYYRLDWAEVNPEQDVYTFDEYFGPRFDRWVKQSGKRVAFRVMCQNMHSRREYVTPKWVFDSGVPGVQHRGLFAPVQINPVFWDERYLDVHCAFIRKLGEYLDGRQGLEFVDIGSIGEWGEMHLGGPGRWNHQQLEETGYTHDKWVAAHRRIIDAFADAFRKTPVFLNVGGHNDLTNNDYAALRGMHFRQDGLSPTGASYNVGEWLYKPYSRRGVKCNFEFHSGYREMQQKGWDLTETIDRALEAPISYLNTNLGTFGGQLPEEVEQQLTRAARKIGYRFALVSVRHLPQMGVSADVPTRVPLLTTWRNDGVAPCYESYAVEWTVENKDGQILVSQVTFPAIPTTQWWPGEEQKVDTILRLPAGCEPGTYTLKVAMLMPETGQIIALGNAGKDARGRYRVADIPAVPRTGPVGEVFREGFEGELGGWGLAKGIAASLITDGAHSGNAALLIEGASEGGWNYAQRRIPVAPLPAAKYRLTGVRTEV, encoded by the coding sequence ATGAACTCGCTATTGATGGTCACCGTGTCCATGGCGCTCGCTGCCGTGGCAGCCCTTGCCCAACCCGCTGACGATGAAGGCGCGGCAGGGATGGTTGAGAGCTTGCCGGAACTCAGCGACGAAGTGCTGCTCAACCCGGGAATGGGTCTGTATATGCAGTATCCACCGCTGGATGTGCCGGATGACCACTGGCTGGTGAAAATGTCGGGGATTGCTTACTACCGCCTGGACTGGGCGGAAGTGAATCCGGAGCAGGACGTCTACACCTTCGATGAGTACTTCGGCCCCCGGTTTGACCGTTGGGTGAAACAGTCGGGCAAGCGCGTGGCCTTCCGCGTGATGTGTCAGAACATGCACTCGCGCCGGGAGTACGTGACCCCCAAGTGGGTGTTCGACAGTGGCGTCCCTGGTGTGCAGCATCGCGGCCTGTTCGCACCGGTGCAGATCAACCCGGTCTTCTGGGATGAGCGCTATCTGGATGTGCACTGCGCTTTCATCAGAAAACTTGGGGAGTACCTGGACGGACGCCAGGGACTGGAGTTCGTGGATATCGGGAGCATCGGAGAGTGGGGTGAAATGCACCTGGGCGGTCCGGGGCGCTGGAACCACCAGCAGCTTGAGGAAACCGGTTACACCCACGACAAGTGGGTCGCGGCGCATCGAAGGATCATCGACGCCTTCGCCGACGCGTTCCGCAAGACTCCGGTGTTTCTGAATGTGGGTGGACACAATGACCTGACCAATAATGACTACGCAGCCCTGCGCGGGATGCATTTCCGGCAGGACGGCCTCAGTCCGACGGGGGCCAGCTACAACGTTGGGGAGTGGCTCTACAAGCCGTACTCCCGGCGCGGTGTGAAGTGCAATTTCGAATTCCACAGTGGCTACCGAGAGATGCAGCAGAAGGGTTGGGACCTCACGGAGACCATCGACAGGGCCCTGGAGGCGCCGATCAGTTACCTCAACACCAACCTGGGGACTTTCGGGGGCCAGTTGCCCGAGGAAGTTGAGCAGCAGCTCACTCGCGCCGCAAGGAAGATCGGCTATCGTTTCGCGCTCGTTTCGGTGCGTCACCTGCCCCAGATGGGCGTGAGTGCTGATGTGCCCACCCGGGTGCCCCTGCTGACCACATGGCGCAATGACGGCGTGGCACCGTGCTACGAGAGCTATGCGGTGGAATGGACGGTGGAAAACAAAGACGGCCAGATCCTTGTCTCGCAGGTGACGTTCCCGGCCATTCCTACAACCCAGTGGTGGCCGGGTGAGGAGCAGAAAGTGGACACCATCCTGCGCCTTCCCGCCGGCTGCGAACCTGGGACATACACCCTCAAGGTCGCCATGCTCATGCCGGAGACCGGCCAGATCATCGCCCTGGGAAACGCCGGGAAGGACGCGCGCGGACGCTACCGTGTGGCCGATATCCCCGCTGTGCCGCGTACCGGGCCGGTGGGCGAGGTGTTCCGCGAGGGTTTCGAGGGCGAATTGGGAGGCTGGGGGCTTGCGAAGGGAATCGCCGCGAGTCTCATTACCGACGGGGCGCACTCCGGCAATGCCGCGCTGCTCATTGAAGGCGCGAGTGAGGGTGGATGGAATTACGCGCAGCGCCGAATACCCGTGGCTCCTTTGCCTGCAGCGAAATACCGCCTGACCGGAGTCCGTACCGAAGTCTAA
- a CDS encoding Nif3-like dinuclear metal center hexameric protein has product MRPIISHADVADFIESLAPPRGDDEGFKFGNPRTETRGVLVCFMATLEAMEVAARLGCNLIIHHEELHVPYTFRDPDLHKYMAWPVNTARFGSLAKLDLTAYRAHGQLDRFCILDGFARKLGLGEPSVRQGYDRVYDIDPVTVRDLACRMKERVGMPHVRVSGDLDRVVRRAGLPWGGLGLSVNVGFLNGLLQYDPDVLIAGECDEYAFRFTEDAGIPMIELGHSVSENPGLQEFAEILRRQFPGLAVHYHEVPCPWRTV; this is encoded by the coding sequence GTGCGACCCATTATCTCACACGCGGACGTGGCCGATTTCATCGAGTCGCTGGCGCCCCCGCGAGGCGATGACGAGGGCTTCAAGTTCGGCAATCCCCGGACGGAGACCCGCGGCGTTCTGGTGTGCTTCATGGCCACGCTGGAGGCGATGGAGGTCGCCGCCCGACTGGGCTGCAACCTGATCATACACCATGAGGAACTCCACGTCCCCTACACCTTCCGGGACCCTGACCTGCACAAGTACATGGCCTGGCCGGTGAACACCGCACGTTTCGGCAGCCTCGCGAAACTCGATCTCACCGCCTACCGCGCGCACGGCCAACTGGACCGCTTCTGCATCCTGGACGGCTTTGCGCGAAAGCTCGGGCTGGGTGAACCGTCGGTGCGCCAGGGATACGACCGCGTATACGACATAGATCCTGTCACCGTGAGAGATCTTGCCTGCCGCATGAAAGAGCGGGTCGGCATGCCCCACGTGCGCGTGAGCGGCGACCTGGACCGGGTCGTGCGCAGAGCCGGGCTTCCCTGGGGCGGCCTTGGGCTGAGCGTCAACGTGGGCTTTCTGAATGGTCTCCTGCAGTACGACCCGGATGTACTCATCGCGGGCGAGTGTGACGAGTACGCATTCCGGTTCACCGAAGACGCCGGGATCCCCATGATCGAGCTGGGACACTCAGTCAGCGAGAACCCGGGCTTGCAGGAGTTCGCGGAGATCCTCAGACGCCAGTTCCCGGGACTTGCAGTGCACTACCACGAAGTTCCCTGCCCCTGGCGCACGGTCTGA
- a CDS encoding HEAT repeat domain-containing protein: MTVNRRTITVLAIIAAILVAVFGITRWQRAVATRKLLADMTSKDYAKVMDAMDQLKDRGGSITPTLLNEEHLGSSFAPARWRSATLLGEVGTRAAVEPLRGALKDEIPSVRAAAALALGRMGAKDAASDIQSLLADKDEDLAVRIAAARALGLLKHDAAVSDLSTILKDTTEALEAVAWTAFQAMKNAETALKNAELAAKPPAGATIAAPATADDAPAVKKPAPVPGTTGTIGGITVYPTAAGMPEPPPFDPVAAKAAVDAAKTALETATKAFQDAEKLSRAAGGRPAASFWVEPPPPPPPAPPGLPAAAMPPPPPPPPPPAVAPPAPPSDKTWELRVECARVLGMIAKQECIDALSLAIKPELEPSVEVRVAASYAFADVAKKVRDSQGAASLASALVEALKDKVGDVRAAALHSMASLKADASVKEQLKTALNDALDDDYYWAREAAKASMRKLGMRVPKE, encoded by the coding sequence ATGACTGTGAATCGACGCACGATCACCGTGCTGGCCATCATCGCTGCAATCCTGGTGGCCGTGTTCGGAATCACCCGGTGGCAGCGCGCCGTGGCCACCAGGAAGCTGCTGGCAGACATGACCTCGAAGGACTATGCGAAGGTCATGGACGCCATGGACCAGCTCAAGGACAGGGGAGGCTCGATCACCCCGACGCTGCTGAACGAGGAGCACCTCGGGTCCAGCTTTGCGCCTGCCAGGTGGCGCTCGGCCACGCTTCTCGGCGAGGTCGGCACTCGCGCGGCCGTTGAGCCCCTGAGGGGTGCGCTCAAAGACGAAATCCCCAGCGTACGTGCTGCCGCTGCCCTCGCCCTGGGCAGGATGGGAGCGAAGGATGCCGCATCGGATATTCAATCCCTTCTGGCGGACAAGGACGAGGACCTTGCGGTCCGAATTGCCGCCGCTCGCGCACTCGGCCTGCTCAAGCATGACGCTGCGGTTTCCGACCTGTCTACCATCCTCAAAGACACCACCGAGGCTCTTGAGGCCGTCGCCTGGACCGCATTCCAGGCCATGAAGAACGCCGAGACTGCCCTCAAGAACGCGGAACTCGCCGCGAAGCCGCCGGCGGGCGCCACCATCGCGGCGCCTGCAACTGCCGACGACGCTCCCGCGGTGAAGAAGCCGGCGCCAGTGCCTGGTACGACGGGAACCATCGGCGGCATCACCGTCTACCCAACCGCCGCCGGGATGCCCGAGCCTCCGCCATTCGATCCGGTTGCTGCCAAGGCTGCAGTGGACGCGGCGAAGACTGCGCTGGAGACGGCCACGAAGGCCTTCCAGGATGCAGAGAAGCTTTCCCGGGCAGCTGGCGGTCGCCCTGCCGCTTCATTCTGGGTGGAGCCCCCGCCACCGCCTCCGCCTGCCCCGCCTGGACTTCCCGCGGCCGCAATGCCGCCGCCACCCCCGCCACCACCTCCGCCTGCGGTTGCGCCTCCCGCGCCGCCATCTGACAAGACCTGGGAGCTGCGCGTTGAGTGCGCACGTGTGCTGGGAATGATTGCGAAGCAGGAATGCATCGACGCCCTGTCTCTCGCGATCAAGCCGGAACTGGAGCCCAGCGTCGAGGTCCGCGTCGCTGCATCTTATGCATTCGCCGACGTCGCCAAGAAGGTGCGGGATTCTCAGGGCGCAGCCAGCCTTGCTTCGGCTCTGGTGGAGGCACTCAAGGACAAAGTCGGAGATGTACGCGCGGCGGCCCTCCACTCCATGGCGTCGCTCAAAGCCGATGCGTCCGTGAAAGAACAGCTCAAGACCGCTCTGAACGACGCTCTGGATGACGATTACTACTGGGCACGCGAGGCCGCGAAGGCGAGCATGCGTAAACTCGGCATGCGCGTCCCTAAGGAATAG
- a CDS encoding transposase: MSTVSIAPLDVNTYERDEVFRGLIGIVEGVACEALESLINGVLDDEVTHGLQREPGAPREDSGEATVPWACHRCGQAYAGEMKRNGHYPRNLQTTRGALVGLRVPMVRCLRCGAAANIEFAALRKHKQLWLDVDAEVLFAYGAEEGLRHIAQRVGKQLGWPVSASTIQDRVHSFSDALAQWRNSSIADPPDVLMLDGIWFTALAPTGEYTTDRQGRQRPVMRRVKRVAIIALGLWSDTGRKQIIDFEIVDSEEESNCLPLLNRLHLRGVTDAHLQLIVSDGAGGLCAAIETVYPTTARQRCVFHKLKNVGENLRHKGSRKAILEAACWIYESADARQAHERLERSSKTGRLWSRKPSPAC; encoded by the coding sequence GTGAGCACAGTATCGATAGCGCCGTTGGATGTCAACACGTACGAGCGGGATGAAGTGTTTCGTGGCTTGATCGGAATCGTTGAAGGTGTGGCGTGTGAGGCGCTGGAGTCTCTGATCAATGGCGTGCTGGACGATGAGGTCACCCACGGGCTCCAAAGAGAGCCCGGCGCACCACGCGAAGACAGTGGCGAAGCCACGGTGCCGTGGGCGTGTCATCGCTGCGGGCAGGCGTACGCCGGCGAGATGAAGCGCAATGGGCATTACCCGCGGAATCTTCAGACGACTCGTGGCGCTCTGGTGGGTCTGCGGGTGCCGATGGTGCGGTGTTTGCGTTGCGGCGCTGCGGCGAATATCGAGTTCGCCGCCTTGCGCAAACACAAGCAATTGTGGCTCGACGTGGACGCAGAAGTGTTGTTCGCCTATGGAGCGGAAGAGGGCCTGCGCCACATCGCACAGCGTGTGGGGAAGCAGTTGGGCTGGCCTGTGAGCGCGAGCACGATTCAGGATCGGGTCCACAGTTTCTCCGATGCCCTCGCGCAGTGGCGGAATAGTTCCATCGCCGACCCGCCCGACGTGTTGATGCTGGATGGCATCTGGTTCACGGCACTGGCGCCCACCGGTGAGTACACCACGGACCGCCAGGGCCGTCAGCGTCCTGTGATGCGGCGTGTCAAGCGCGTGGCCATCATCGCGCTGGGCTTGTGGTCCGACACAGGTCGCAAGCAGATTATCGACTTCGAGATCGTCGACAGTGAAGAAGAGAGCAACTGCCTTCCCCTGCTCAACCGGCTTCACCTACGAGGCGTTACGGATGCCCATCTGCAGCTGATTGTCAGCGACGGTGCCGGCGGCCTGTGCGCAGCCATCGAGACGGTCTACCCCACCACGGCTCGCCAGCGCTGCGTGTTTCACAAGCTCAAGAACGTGGGCGAAAACTTGCGCCACAAGGGCAGCCGCAAAGCGATCCTGGAGGCCGCCTGCTGGATCTACGAATCGGCGGATGCGCGTCAGGCACACGAGCGGTTGGAGCGCTCGTCGAAGACTGGCAGGCTGTGGAGCCGGAAGCCGTCGCCAGCCTGCTGA
- a CDS encoding HEAT repeat domain-containing protein, whose translation MDEKTRRPLTWIIIVAVIVAIVIIAIYRRTEMDRLANTIAYGSPAQRIEAVRVLVAKQKLMEALEDRPRWVMDNAIAAIPYIGDNEAYYELLTTHAVLDAPVQARDQYILSRLGPRGVEIFLEAIQDKDGVTRGTAKAPLIAIGKAMAGMETDMGNLVIDGCIDLIDAWDQYVRDLVRDILAGIALPAVTDRLIPIMQKTEPGQKTLPDGTVREESTQEYMRARATAEATLVAMKAAAIQPIIDNLLTFDNADVRGNACRILGVICDQAAALVPPAAAVPVVQPLIDRLNKDSQWAVQRRAATALGLLREVAIYNGVVPVLIAHLGDRPEVKAAVVEALGRIGDLRAVGPLVNTLVTNRRGATTELRIALTAMGESAIPALSSVLGNPEGEVRLIATQAIAEIGGTNAVVPLGGMLKDADVAIRRVAADALRDIADVRVLPQVAAALGDPDWKVYHAARDALANVGPAAVPVLVDALGSANPRVNSMAIEALARIGDAALPALRTALSSSSQVRAHWAAIALGEVGYNAVGPAKAVLQNTSLPVTARAEAALALGRTGAGDAVEPLLNALARQEPPVQVQAIKALDELADERATEGLVAALKSRSSEVRDAAMDVLRDWRLGDVEKALQRLMSSGDENTKRRAAILLAEQTAVAPHELLEDIAVLGSGEQEGAKTENLSILLAAATDKRESAKVRDRAIHALGYVGTEDSLTPLAEMLRPGSKFAAQAAVAVARIGERVAPKVQPGTKPEVTVAGKTLIDLMLSTQDDDLRAKVAAGLSMMGENVVWELLERLKTEPTEKKLWIMATLGAIGKPATEPVLEARGESDDNEYRAWLVATLPLIGDAQALDLIKHLAAEDQPQPDKVEAAAELLNTIRSVSVR comes from the coding sequence GTGGACGAGAAAACCAGGCGCCCCCTTACCTGGATCATCATCGTGGCAGTGATTGTCGCGATCGTCATCATCGCGATCTATCGCCGGACCGAGATGGACCGGCTGGCCAACACCATCGCCTACGGGTCGCCGGCTCAGCGTATTGAGGCCGTCCGGGTCCTCGTGGCCAAGCAGAAACTCATGGAAGCCTTGGAGGACAGGCCGCGTTGGGTCATGGACAACGCGATTGCCGCCATTCCCTACATTGGCGACAACGAGGCCTATTATGAACTCCTCACCACCCATGCCGTTCTGGACGCTCCGGTTCAGGCTCGCGACCAGTATATACTGAGCCGCCTTGGACCTCGCGGAGTAGAGATCTTCCTTGAGGCCATCCAAGACAAGGACGGCGTGACCCGCGGGACCGCCAAAGCACCGCTCATTGCTATCGGCAAAGCCATGGCCGGCATGGAAACGGACATGGGCAACCTCGTCATCGACGGCTGCATTGACCTCATTGACGCCTGGGATCAGTACGTGCGTGACCTGGTGCGCGACATTCTCGCCGGCATCGCCCTGCCCGCCGTCACGGACCGGCTCATCCCCATCATGCAGAAGACCGAGCCCGGCCAGAAGACACTCCCCGACGGCACGGTTCGCGAGGAGTCAACCCAGGAGTACATGCGCGCCCGGGCCACAGCCGAGGCCACTTTGGTCGCCATGAAGGCTGCGGCAATCCAGCCGATCATCGACAATCTGCTCACCTTCGATAACGCCGACGTTCGCGGCAATGCCTGCAGGATTCTCGGCGTCATCTGCGACCAGGCCGCGGCTCTGGTGCCGCCGGCTGCCGCCGTGCCGGTGGTGCAGCCCCTGATCGACCGTCTGAACAAGGATTCCCAGTGGGCCGTCCAGCGCCGCGCCGCAACGGCTCTGGGTCTGCTGAGGGAGGTCGCGATCTACAACGGCGTGGTCCCTGTGCTGATCGCGCATCTTGGGGATCGGCCCGAGGTCAAGGCGGCTGTCGTAGAGGCGCTGGGGCGTATCGGCGATCTGCGCGCCGTTGGCCCGCTTGTGAATACCCTCGTAACCAACCGCAGGGGCGCCACCACTGAGTTGCGCATCGCTCTGACGGCCATGGGCGAATCGGCAATCCCGGCCCTCAGCAGCGTCCTGGGCAATCCCGAAGGCGAGGTCCGTCTCATCGCGACTCAGGCCATCGCCGAGATCGGCGGCACGAACGCAGTCGTTCCGCTCGGAGGCATGCTCAAGGATGCCGATGTAGCGATTCGCCGTGTCGCTGCCGACGCCCTGCGCGACATCGCTGACGTGCGCGTACTGCCCCAGGTTGCCGCGGCTCTCGGAGACCCCGACTGGAAGGTCTACCACGCGGCCCGCGACGCCTTGGCCAACGTGGGCCCCGCAGCTGTCCCGGTGCTCGTCGACGCCCTCGGGAGCGCCAATCCGCGGGTGAACAGCATGGCGATCGAGGCTCTGGCGCGTATCGGCGACGCTGCGCTGCCGGCCCTGCGCACAGCTCTCTCCTCCTCGTCACAGGTTCGGGCGCACTGGGCGGCAATTGCCCTGGGTGAGGTGGGCTACAACGCCGTAGGTCCCGCCAAGGCGGTGCTTCAGAACACGTCCCTTCCTGTGACGGCTCGCGCGGAAGCCGCTCTGGCATTGGGCAGAACTGGCGCCGGCGACGCTGTTGAGCCCCTCCTCAACGCCCTGGCCAGGCAGGAGCCCCCCGTTCAGGTGCAGGCCATCAAAGCGCTGGACGAACTCGCTGACGAGCGTGCCACCGAAGGCCTCGTAGCGGCGCTCAAGAGCCGGTCTTCCGAGGTACGCGACGCGGCCATGGATGTGCTCCGAGACTGGCGTCTGGGCGACGTGGAGAAAGCGCTGCAGAGACTGATGAGTTCCGGCGACGAGAACACGAAGCGCCGCGCGGCGATCCTTCTGGCGGAACAGACCGCTGTGGCGCCCCATGAACTGCTTGAGGACATCGCCGTTCTGGGCTCGGGCGAGCAGGAAGGCGCGAAGACGGAAAACCTGTCAATCCTTCTCGCCGCAGCCACGGACAAGAGAGAATCCGCGAAAGTGCGCGACCGGGCTATCCATGCGCTGGGGTACGTCGGGACGGAGGACAGCCTCACCCCGCTGGCAGAGATGCTGCGCCCGGGAAGCAAGTTCGCCGCTCAGGCGGCCGTGGCAGTTGCTCGCATCGGCGAGAGAGTAGCTCCAAAGGTTCAGCCGGGCACGAAGCCCGAGGTAACCGTGGCGGGCAAGACCCTCATCGATCTGATGCTGAGCACCCAGGACGACGACCTGCGGGCCAAGGTTGCAGCCGGCCTGTCGATGATGGGCGAGAACGTAGTCTGGGAGCTCCTTGAGCGCCTGAAGACCGAACCAACCGAGAAAAAGCTCTGGATCATGGCCACTCTCGGGGCCATCGGCAAGCCTGCCACCGAACCTGTGCTCGAGGCGCGTGGTGAGTCGGACGACAACGAATACCGAGCCTGGCTCGTCGCCACTCTGCCCCTCATCGGCGACGCGCAAGCGCTGGACTTGATCAAGCACCTGGCTGCTGAAGACCAGCCGCAGCCCGACAAGGTTGAGGCAGCGGCAGAGCTGCTGAACACTATCCGTTCCGTGAGCGTTCGCTAG